The Fusobacterium varium genome contains the following window.
TTCATGATGAAGTATTAGCAGCAACTCCTAAATTAAAACCAATTTATGATAAGATTCAAGAGATTGGAAAAGAGATAAAAGGAGGTAAAAACTAATGGAAGGAATAAGAAAAGGTTTAGATAAACTTATTTTATTTATATGTGTTGTTCTTTTTATGCTAATGACTGTAGTAGGAACTTATCAAATTCTAGTAAGATATGTATTTAAATCTCCAAGTACAATATCTGAGGAATTAATATCTTATTCATTTGCATGGATGTCAATGTTTGCAGCATCATATATCTTTGGAAAAAGAGATCATATGCGTATGGTATTCTTTATTGAAAAATTCACTAAAAATGCTCAAAGAACAGTAGCTGTAATTACAGAATTAGTAATTTTACTATTTGCATTAGGAGTACTAGTAGGTGGAGGAAGTTATATAACTTCATTAAGTATGACTCAAATGACTCCAGCTCTAAAAATTTCAATGGGATATATCTATCTAGTTATTCCAGTTTGTGGAGTTATGACATCTATATACAGTATCCTTAATATTGTTGATTTAATGAAAAATTCAAAGGAGGCATAGGAATATGGTATTAACTACAGCATTAATTATGTTTAGTGTTTTAATAGTAACACTTCTTCTTGGATTTCCAATTGCAATAAGTATTGGATTATCATCAATACTTGCAATACTTCCATCATTAGCATTAGATAATACTCTTGTAACAGGAGCACAAAGAATATTCTCAGGGATTTCAAACTTTACATTAATAGCTATTCCATTCTTCATTTTAGCAGGAAATATTATGAATCAAGGTGGTATAGCTAAAAAAGTGGTAGCATTTGCTCAATCTTTAACAGGTAGAATTCCTGGATCTTTAATGCAAACTAACGTATTAGCTAATATGATGTTTGGAGCTATTTCAGGATCTTCAGTAGCAGCTTGTGCAGCTATGGGAGGAATTTTACTACCAATGGAAGAAGAAGAGGGATATGATAAAAAATTAGGTGCAACAGTTAATATTGCAACTGCACCAACAGGATTACTTATACCACCTTCAAACTCATTGATTGTATACTCTCTTGTAAGTGGAGGAACATCAGTAGCAGCTCTATTTATGGCAGGGTATATTCCTGGAATTTTATGGGGTGTAGGTTGTATGATCTTAACTTTCTTCCTTGCTAGAAGTAGAGGAATGAAGGGGAAAGCAGGAGTTAAATTTAAAGTTGTTGTATCAACTTTCTTAGACGCTCTTCCATCACTAGCTTTAATAGTAATCGTTATTGGAGGAATCATTAGAGGAATATTCACACCAACAGAAGGATCAGTTGTTGCAGTTGTTTATACTCTTCTATTATCAATGATTTTCTACAGAACAATAGATTTTAAAGGATTAATTAAGATATTTGAAGAAAGTGCAAAAATGACAGGAGTAATTGTATTCTTAATTGGAGTATCAACAATCATGTCATGGGTAATGGCATTTACAGGTGTACCTCAAGCAATTTCTAGCTTAATCTTAGGAATAACTGAAAATAAATTTATAATTCTATTATTAATGAACCTATTATTACTATTCATAGGAACATTTATGGATGTAACACCAGCTATATTGATATTTACTCCAATTTTCCTTCCAATAGTAAAATCTTTTGGAATGAGCCCTATTCAATTTGG
Protein-coding sequences here:
- a CDS encoding TRAP transporter small permease encodes the protein MEGIRKGLDKLILFICVVLFMLMTVVGTYQILVRYVFKSPSTISEELISYSFAWMSMFAASYIFGKRDHMRMVFFIEKFTKNAQRTVAVITELVILLFALGVLVGGGSYITSLSMTQMTPALKISMGYIYLVIPVCGVMTSIYSILNIVDLMKNSKEA
- a CDS encoding TRAP transporter large permease gives rise to the protein MVLTTALIMFSVLIVTLLLGFPIAISIGLSSILAILPSLALDNTLVTGAQRIFSGISNFTLIAIPFFILAGNIMNQGGIAKKVVAFAQSLTGRIPGSLMQTNVLANMMFGAISGSSVAACAAMGGILLPMEEEEGYDKKLGATVNIATAPTGLLIPPSNSLIVYSLVSGGTSVAALFMAGYIPGILWGVGCMILTFFLARSRGMKGKAGVKFKVVVSTFLDALPSLALIVIVIGGIIRGIFTPTEGSVVAVVYTLLLSMIFYRTIDFKGLIKIFEESAKMTGVIVFLIGVSTIMSWVMAFTGVPQAISSLILGITENKFIILLLMNLLLLFIGTFMDVTPAILIFTPIFLPIVKSFGMSPIQFGIIIVFNLCIGNITPPVGNTLFVGVKVGNLKIEDVMGELIKYYAVIIIVLMLVTYLPQLSMYLPILSGLAK